A window from Tenacibaculum singaporense encodes these proteins:
- a CDS encoding VOC family protein gives MKYGYTILYVENVKETINFYEKAFGFTSKFITPENDYGELISGETTIAFASYELGKSNFKKELIKANTSNKPFGIEMVFVTENIEADYKKAIDMGAIEFEPIKEKPWGQKVGYVKDINGFLIEICSPMKV, from the coding sequence ATGAAATACGGATACACTATACTTTATGTTGAAAACGTAAAAGAAACAATTAACTTTTACGAAAAAGCTTTCGGTTTCACCTCTAAATTTATCACTCCTGAAAATGATTATGGTGAGTTAATTTCAGGAGAAACAACCATTGCTTTTGCTTCTTATGAATTAGGAAAATCTAACTTTAAAAAAGAACTTATCAAAGCAAATACATCTAATAAACCTTTTGGAATAGAAATGGTTTTTGTGACTGAAAATATAGAAGCCGATTATAAAAAAGCTATTGATATGGGAGCTATTGAGTTTGAACCAATCAAAGAAAAACCCTGGGGGCAAAAAGTAGGCTATGTAAAAGACATTAATGGTTTTTTAATAGAAATTTGCTCGCCCATGAAAGTTTAA
- a CDS encoding AraC family transcriptional regulator, with amino-acid sequence MTQRFYITKNLDVFEFDAEKEWGYPRHKHHFFELTFVLKGSGKHVLNESVIDYKEGDLFFLTPKDEHEFIIGEPTRFGVLKFTEQMFLEKATFSTSTYWRKNLEAVIFHQNIVAKSVISCKTDKEQLFRLYHLIKSELHSPLTYSRNVLSELFGALLIILSRNLKSTLKNSGHVYDKNKVDLILTYIRQNVQNKELIKVDVIAETFHLSPNYVGIFVKKHTGISLQRYIMETKIKMAESLLKQSSLSIGEIAEKTGFTDSSHFNKTFKKYAGKNPSEYQTSK; translated from the coding sequence ATGACGCAACGTTTTTATATTACCAAGAATTTAGATGTATTTGAGTTTGATGCAGAGAAGGAGTGGGGCTACCCAAGGCATAAGCACCATTTTTTTGAGTTGACTTTTGTTTTAAAAGGAAGCGGAAAACATGTTTTAAACGAAAGTGTTATTGATTATAAAGAGGGAGATTTGTTTTTTTTAACTCCAAAGGATGAACATGAGTTTATTATTGGTGAGCCAACAAGGTTTGGAGTACTAAAATTTACAGAACAGATGTTTTTAGAAAAGGCTACATTTTCTACAAGTACTTATTGGAGAAAGAATTTAGAGGCAGTAATTTTTCATCAGAATATTGTTGCTAAAAGTGTAATTAGTTGCAAAACAGATAAAGAGCAGCTTTTTAGACTTTATCATTTAATAAAAAGTGAATTGCATAGTCCGTTAACTTACAGTCGTAATGTATTATCTGAATTGTTTGGAGCTTTGTTGATTATACTGTCTAGAAACTTAAAGTCTACATTAAAAAATAGCGGACATGTTTACGATAAGAATAAGGTAGATTTAATATTGACGTATATACGACAAAATGTACAAAATAAAGAGCTTATTAAGGTTGATGTTATTGCAGAAACTTTTCATTTATCCCCAAACTATGTTGGCATTTTTGTAAAGAAACATACAGGTATATCGTTACAGCGTTATATAATGGAAACCAAAATAAAAATGGCAGAGAGCTTGTTAAAACAAAGTAGTTTGAGTATTGGTGAAATTGCTGAGAAAACAGGTTTCACAGACTCTAGTCATTTTAATAAAACATTTAAAAAGTACGCGGGTAAAAATCCGAGCGAATATCAGACTTCAAAATAA